One genomic region from Yersinia canariae encodes:
- a CDS encoding phage tail protein, whose amino-acid sequence MMLSLGLFVFMRQTTPYQTMGRNIDYRWPTNSRVGLRPAAQFLGVDSEKITLSGVLLPELTGGRLSLLALEVMADQGKAWPLVEGSGMIYGMFVIESLSHTGTLFFEDGSARRIEFTLNLLRVDESLTAMFGDLQQQADELLGKATEMTSKAQAAIGGLLS is encoded by the coding sequence ATGATGTTATCACTGGGTTTATTTGTGTTTATGCGCCAGACCACGCCTTATCAAACCATGGGGCGCAATATTGATTACCGTTGGCCGACTAACAGCCGGGTGGGCTTGCGCCCGGCTGCACAGTTTCTTGGCGTTGATAGCGAAAAAATCACTCTGTCCGGGGTGTTGCTGCCGGAGCTGACCGGCGGCCGCCTGTCATTGCTGGCCCTCGAAGTGATGGCCGACCAAGGCAAGGCGTGGCCGCTGGTTGAGGGCAGTGGCATGATTTACGGCATGTTTGTCATCGAGAGTTTGAGCCATACCGGTACGCTATTTTTTGAAGACGGCAGCGCCCGGCGCATTGAGTTCACCCTCAACCTGTTACGGGTGGATGAGTCATTAACCGCCATGTTTGGCGACCTGCAACAACAGGCTGACGAGTTACTGGGTAAGGCGACAGAAATGACAAGTAAGGCGCAGGCCGCTATCGGGGGATTATTGTCATGA
- the darE gene encoding darobactin maturation radical SAM/SPASM protein DarE, translating into MGNLIPIQNIDCINDDHMKYLEKLNTCEYKILSAYFIGKIPAENLFDADELEILNREINRKISAKAIKAKKLVVVLKATRLCNLRCTYCHSWAEGPNQTVSFHTLVRTVRQILAIPNVNRFEFVWHGGEITLLKPEFFKKLIWLQQNFKRPEQYITNTMQSNLVNISDDWLMFIKGIGMNIGISLDGIPTVNDKRRVDYRGRGTSDRIAKGIEKLRKHDILYGALIVVDRDVCQTNVREMLDYFISIELTNIEFLNIVPDNRLIKGEYAGNAFISYAEFIHFLSALFNIWINGYQERIRIPIFDDFINVLKDPKNKPSACYWSGNCSQEIITLEPNGNISPCDKYVGDKDSIYGSLLDTDLADLLAHSSHNQQAIKEEKAATEKMRHCEWFSICHGGCPHDRVINRRHTVGYNDACCGTGKLLAAIQYHLANSN; encoded by the coding sequence TTGGGAAATTTAATACCGATACAAAATATTGATTGCATAAATGACGATCACATGAAATATCTAGAGAAACTTAATACTTGTGAGTATAAAATATTATCAGCTTATTTTATTGGTAAGATACCTGCTGAGAATTTATTTGATGCTGATGAATTGGAGATATTAAACCGCGAGATAAATAGAAAAATATCAGCAAAAGCTATTAAAGCAAAAAAACTAGTCGTTGTATTGAAAGCTACTCGTTTATGTAATCTTCGTTGTACATACTGTCACTCATGGGCCGAGGGCCCTAATCAGACAGTTTCATTTCATACACTAGTCCGAACGGTACGACAAATCCTTGCTATTCCTAATGTAAATAGATTTGAGTTTGTCTGGCATGGTGGTGAAATTACACTATTGAAGCCAGAGTTTTTTAAAAAACTTATTTGGCTACAACAAAATTTTAAACGCCCAGAGCAATATATTACCAACACAATGCAATCAAACTTAGTTAATATTTCTGATGATTGGTTAATGTTTATTAAAGGTATTGGTATGAATATTGGAATTAGTCTTGATGGTATACCTACCGTAAATGATAAACGGCGAGTGGACTATAGAGGAAGAGGTACATCAGATCGTATTGCTAAAGGTATAGAAAAACTTCGAAAACATGATATTTTATACGGTGCGCTTATTGTTGTTGATAGAGATGTCTGCCAAACCAATGTGAGAGAGATGCTAGACTATTTTATCTCAATAGAATTAACCAATATTGAATTCCTCAATATAGTGCCAGATAATCGGTTAATTAAAGGAGAGTACGCGGGCAATGCCTTTATTAGTTATGCAGAGTTTATCCACTTCCTATCTGCTCTATTTAATATTTGGATAAATGGTTATCAAGAGAGAATACGCATTCCTATTTTTGATGATTTTATTAACGTATTAAAAGATCCAAAAAACAAACCATCGGCGTGCTATTGGTCTGGCAATTGCTCACAAGAAATTATCACCTTGGAACCCAATGGAAACATTTCTCCCTGTGATAAATATGTAGGTGATAAAGACAGTATATATGGCTCTTTATTAGATACTGACTTGGCCGACCTGCTAGCCCATTCATCTCATAATCAACAAGCCATAAAAGAGGAAAAAGCAGCAACTGAAAAAATGCGCCATTGCGAATGGTTTTCTATTTGTCACGGAGGTTGCCCTCATGACCGGGTTATTAATCGCAGACATACCGTAGGATATAATGATGCATGCTGTGGAACAGGGAAATTGCTGGCGGCCATTCAGTATCATTTAGCCAACAGTAACTGA
- the darA gene encoding darobactin family peptide antibiotic, whose translation MDISHQPDRKTKNTHLMALKTKLASLEKSFKNNTLAISDDEIENLINTNTDNKITAWNWSKSFTQ comes from the coding sequence ATGGACATTTCACATCAGCCAGACAGAAAAACAAAAAATACCCATTTAATGGCATTGAAAACCAAGTTAGCATCGTTGGAAAAATCTTTTAAAAACAACACACTCGCTATAAGTGACGATGAAATTGAAAACCTAATAAATACTAATACCGATAATAAAATAACTGCATGGAATTGGTCAAAAAGCTTTACACAATAG
- a CDS encoding phage late control D family protein: MMTGMALPAGADMAPDFMLNINQKDITQNIRDRLLSLSLTDNRGFEADQLDIELDDADGQLAMPERGAVLSVFLGWKGSALIGKGDFTVDEVEHHGAPDTLTIRARSADFRGSLNTRREVSYHETTLGKVVAQVAERNNLKAMLADGLADITISHIDQTQETDAKFITRLASLNGAVAAVKAGRLLFIKPGSGVTASGKPIPQMTITRQDGDQHSFSIADRGAYTGVSASWLHTKDPKPAKPKKVKLQRKPKFKQLRALEHPKAKPIRTKAATVKKPVEEKQGDYLVGSEDNVFTITTVYATQKAAMRAAQSKWEKLQRGVAEFSITLAMGRADLFPETPIAVSGFKSVIDQQSWIISKVAHSLSNSGYTTQLSLEVLLSDVTYEAE; encoded by the coding sequence ATGATGACCGGCATGGCTCTACCGGCTGGGGCGGATATGGCCCCGGACTTTATGCTGAACATTAACCAGAAAGATATTACGCAGAATATCCGTGACCGGCTGCTGTCCCTGAGCCTGACCGATAACCGGGGCTTTGAGGCTGACCAGCTTGATATTGAACTGGATGACGCCGACGGCCAGCTTGCCATGCCGGAACGGGGCGCGGTGCTGTCGGTGTTCTTGGGCTGGAAAGGCTCGGCGCTGATTGGTAAGGGGGATTTTACCGTGGATGAGGTCGAGCACCATGGCGCGCCGGATACGCTAACCATTCGCGCGCGCAGTGCGGATTTTCGCGGTTCGCTCAATACCCGGAGGGAGGTGTCTTACCATGAAACCACACTGGGGAAAGTCGTGGCACAGGTGGCCGAGCGCAATAACCTGAAAGCCATGCTGGCTGACGGACTGGCGGATATCACTATTTCGCATATCGACCAGACCCAAGAGACTGACGCCAAGTTTATCACCCGGTTAGCCTCGCTTAATGGCGCGGTGGCCGCCGTCAAAGCCGGGCGATTGTTATTTATTAAGCCGGGCAGCGGTGTCACGGCCAGCGGTAAACCTATCCCGCAAATGACGATCACCCGGCAAGATGGCGACCAGCACAGCTTTAGTATTGCTGACCGGGGCGCGTATACCGGGGTGAGTGCCAGTTGGTTGCACACCAAAGACCCCAAACCGGCCAAGCCGAAAAAGGTGAAATTACAGCGCAAGCCCAAGTTTAAGCAGCTCCGCGCACTGGAACACCCCAAAGCCAAACCGATCCGCACCAAGGCGGCGACAGTGAAAAAGCCGGTGGAAGAAAAACAAGGGGATTATCTGGTGGGGTCTGAGGATAACGTTTTTACTATTACCACGGTTTACGCCACACAAAAAGCCGCGATGCGTGCCGCACAGTCTAAATGGGAGAAGTTGCAGCGCGGTGTGGCCGAGTTCTCTATCACCTTAGCCATGGGGCGCGCTGATTTATTCCCTGAAACACCGATAGCGGTCAGCGGCTTTAAATCAGTGATAGACCAACAGAGCTGGATAATCAGCAAGGTAGCGCACAGCCTGAGCAACAGCGGCTATACCACACAATTATCTCTCGAAGTGTTGCTGTCGGATGTGACCTATGAGGCTGAATAA
- the darB gene encoding darobactin export ABC transporter permease subunit translates to MLTSEFINDLKLSPISSLLAIVITAIGLVSLFFMLLIYLTDSQIEKHHENHKDIYRVETLFNLPNGDKVKSAQTPLPLISALKNDSSIKHIDFIVRIFTRLQINDKTHLNVDIYAVSNDFLNTLNPFQENVSSLAQNEIIITPEFNRKYLHLDSPKGKIITLGDKGQFIIKDVIELNHSSRFKTTAVIAFTPEILDGYHDKRHDWYDTHAYTFITMKSGIKPTPEQLNKFVTQFSPQLTGAPFSPEEFIQLSARNIADIHYDTALPDDITTVVSSAYLNILYTSGLFVFFATSMNFFNINNVINAKKKNSFYIKKAVGASHRQLIIESFFVATLQTACVLLLATFILMSLVQCSDDARELILSHGRSDFLTALSMTTSLTYAAILLAHYLFLFTLTLPKNIYSSIAAQSSHSHYMSRIIFCIQIIIASIIIYLWAGVITQINFIKNHSFGYDKENVITFSLSDELNSSVAINNLQDELRNKIGVNNIAISSWRPFDMSRSNISIFHNNQQENDKLVTVNILKVDKNFINTWGIKTLAGSKNPLLPSDNNKILHAIVTKSFMVLMGLKSYEDMLSTLFYINEDDSQTSVRVLKVIDDFYLSDRENPPRPLLILIQKSGPQRYGAIKLRNINDMEKLEKTLSRYHVNSEQIISANNLHKEYFNSNVLLHKTINAATFFSVILILISTIIIGSTETKRLEKTLKIMDSIGGSTYTHIVFFIQQNIVPILIATIISLPASFLLLHKWLAQYSLAKQLSYAYATGSLIISTLSIIIVMVITFILNSHIVNTRKYK, encoded by the coding sequence ATGTTAACCAGTGAGTTTATCAATGATCTGAAACTAAGTCCTATATCAAGCCTGTTAGCAATAGTAATAACAGCAATCGGCTTAGTATCATTATTTTTTATGTTACTCATTTATTTAACAGACTCACAGATTGAAAAACATCATGAGAACCATAAAGATATTTATCGAGTAGAGACATTATTTAATCTGCCAAACGGGGATAAGGTAAAATCAGCGCAGACTCCCTTGCCACTTATTTCAGCATTAAAAAATGATAGCAGTATTAAGCATATTGATTTTATAGTCCGTATTTTTACCCGATTACAAATCAACGATAAGACGCATTTAAATGTTGATATCTATGCCGTCAGCAATGATTTTTTAAACACATTGAATCCCTTTCAAGAAAATGTCTCATCGCTGGCACAGAATGAAATTATTATCACGCCTGAATTTAACCGGAAATATCTCCATCTAGATAGTCCCAAGGGTAAAATTATTACATTAGGAGATAAAGGCCAATTTATTATTAAAGATGTTATTGAACTTAACCACTCTAGCCGTTTTAAAACTACCGCCGTTATAGCATTCACACCTGAAATACTGGATGGCTACCATGATAAACGACATGATTGGTATGATACACATGCATATACTTTTATTACTATGAAATCAGGGATAAAACCTACACCAGAGCAACTGAATAAATTTGTTACTCAATTTTCCCCCCAACTCACCGGCGCCCCTTTTAGCCCCGAGGAGTTTATTCAGTTATCTGCCCGTAATATTGCTGATATTCATTACGATACTGCATTACCAGATGATATAACCACAGTAGTTTCATCTGCCTATTTGAACATTTTATACACCTCAGGATTGTTTGTTTTTTTTGCTACGTCGATGAATTTCTTTAATATTAACAATGTAATAAATGCGAAGAAAAAGAATAGCTTTTATATAAAAAAAGCAGTCGGTGCATCCCATCGTCAACTAATTATAGAATCCTTCTTTGTCGCTACACTACAAACTGCATGCGTACTCTTACTCGCCACTTTTATTTTGATGTCACTCGTCCAATGTTCTGATGACGCCAGAGAGCTTATATTATCTCATGGAAGAAGTGATTTTTTAACTGCATTATCTATGACAACATCGCTAACTTATGCAGCTATTTTACTCGCCCATTACCTTTTTTTGTTTACTCTTACTTTGCCAAAAAATATCTATAGTAGCATAGCTGCGCAATCTTCTCACTCACACTATATGAGTCGTATTATTTTTTGCATACAAATTATCATTGCCAGCATTATTATATATTTATGGGCTGGAGTAATAACACAAATTAATTTCATTAAAAATCACAGTTTTGGTTATGACAAAGAAAATGTAATAACATTTTCATTAAGTGATGAGTTAAACTCAAGTGTTGCAATAAATAATTTACAGGATGAGTTAAGAAACAAAATTGGTGTTAATAATATAGCTATAAGCAGTTGGCGGCCATTTGACATGTCGCGTAGTAATATTTCCATATTCCATAACAATCAGCAAGAAAACGATAAATTAGTTACAGTCAACATACTTAAAGTAGACAAGAATTTCATTAACACTTGGGGAATAAAAACACTGGCTGGTAGTAAAAATCCATTGTTACCCAGTGATAATAATAAAATCCTTCATGCTATCGTTACAAAATCTTTTATGGTACTAATGGGGCTTAAATCCTATGAGGATATGCTGAGCACTCTATTTTATATTAATGAAGATGATTCACAAACATCAGTTAGAGTTCTAAAAGTAATAGATGACTTTTATCTTTCAGACAGGGAGAACCCACCACGCCCTTTGCTTATTTTAATTCAAAAAAGCGGCCCTCAACGCTATGGAGCTATCAAACTTAGAAATATTAATGACATGGAAAAACTAGAGAAAACACTAAGCCGATATCATGTCAACAGTGAACAAATAATATCAGCCAACAACTTGCATAAAGAATATTTCAACAGTAACGTACTACTGCACAAAACGATCAATGCTGCGACATTTTTTTCGGTGATATTAATATTAATAAGCACAATAATAATTGGAAGCACTGAAACAAAACGTCTAGAAAAAACATTAAAAATAATGGACTCTATTGGCGGCTCAACCTATACACATATAGTATTTTTTATACAACAAAATATCGTACCAATACTCATTGCAACAATAATATCACTCCCAGCAAGTTTTTTATTATTGCATAAATGGCTGGCACAATACAGTTTGGCAAAGCAATTATCTTATGCCTATGCCACAGGTTCATTAATCATTTCCACTTTAAGTATAATTATCGTGATGGTAATAACGTTTATTTTAAATAGTCACATAGTAAACACCAGGAAATATAAATAA
- a CDS encoding DNA-binding transcriptional regulator: MMHCPLCRTAAHARSSRYLSEKTKERYHQCQNINCSCTFATHETVDRIIVKPGETKPAPPHPSRDNQSVFWY; this comes from the coding sequence ATGATGCATTGCCCGCTTTGTAGAACCGCTGCACATGCTCGGTCTAGCCGTTACCTGAGTGAAAAAACGAAAGAACGTTATCACCAGTGCCAGAATATAAATTGTAGTTGTACTTTTGCCACGCACGAAACAGTAGATAGAATAATTGTCAAACCGGGGGAGACAAAACCAGCGCCACCTCATCCGAGTCGCGATAATCAATCTGTATTCTGGTATTAA
- a CDS encoding MFS family transporter — translation MAETTSLETSESSQSARLTEQADTRQRIRAIVGASSGNLVEWFDFYIYSFCALYFAPLFFPSDNPTTQLVQTAGVFAAGFLMRPIGGWLFGYIADKHGRKLSMLISVYMMCAGSLMIVCLPTYASIGSLAPILLLVARLFQGLSVGGEYGTSATYMSEVAVKGRKGFYASFQYVTLIGGQLLALLVLVLLQQTLSSEVLHSWGWRIPFVLGALLAVVALYLRRSLNETSDEKTRNKKDAGSLKGLWKNRRAFIMVLGFTAGGSLSFYTYTTYMQKYLVNTAGMNVKTASLVMTAALFIFMIIQPLFGALSDRISRRTSMLTFGLLSALLTVPILHALKGVTSPYIAFMLIVTALIIISFYTSIGGLLKAEMFPPEVRALGVGLSYAVANAMFGGSAEYVALSLKSFDMENSFFWYVSAMCFLTFLVSLRLHRKGQEVEL, via the coding sequence ATGGCTGAAACAACATCATTAGAAACGAGTGAGTCTTCACAATCAGCACGTTTGACAGAGCAAGCAGATACACGACAGAGAATCCGTGCCATTGTTGGAGCATCCTCCGGTAATTTGGTTGAATGGTTCGACTTTTATATTTATTCATTCTGCGCCCTCTACTTTGCACCGCTTTTTTTCCCTAGTGATAATCCTACGACACAGTTAGTACAAACAGCGGGTGTGTTTGCTGCGGGTTTTTTGATGCGGCCAATTGGTGGCTGGCTATTTGGATATATTGCCGATAAACATGGACGTAAACTCTCCATGCTTATTTCCGTTTATATGATGTGCGCAGGCTCATTAATGATTGTTTGCTTGCCCACTTATGCCTCAATCGGTAGCCTGGCCCCTATTTTGTTATTAGTTGCTCGCCTATTTCAAGGGTTATCCGTCGGCGGGGAATATGGTACCAGTGCGACATATATGAGTGAAGTCGCGGTGAAAGGGCGCAAAGGCTTTTATGCTTCTTTCCAATACGTTACATTGATAGGTGGGCAATTACTTGCATTATTGGTCTTGGTTTTATTACAACAAACTCTATCATCAGAGGTATTGCACAGCTGGGGCTGGCGTATTCCTTTTGTGCTCGGAGCATTGCTGGCCGTGGTAGCACTTTATTTGCGCCGTTCATTGAATGAAACTTCAGATGAAAAAACACGTAACAAGAAAGATGCCGGCAGCTTGAAAGGGCTATGGAAGAACCGCCGAGCCTTTATTATGGTATTGGGCTTTACTGCTGGCGGTTCACTTTCTTTTTATACTTACACCACTTATATGCAAAAGTATTTAGTCAATACAGCAGGGATGAATGTAAAAACCGCTAGCCTAGTTATGACGGCGGCTTTATTTATTTTCATGATAATCCAGCCATTATTTGGTGCATTATCCGACCGTATTAGTCGGCGTACATCTATGCTGACTTTCGGTTTGTTATCTGCGTTATTAACAGTGCCCATTCTCCATGCGCTAAAAGGTGTCACCAGTCCTTATATAGCTTTTATGCTGATTGTCACTGCACTGATTATAATTAGTTTCTATACTTCCATTGGTGGGTTACTGAAAGCAGAAATGTTCCCGCCAGAAGTTAGAGCACTAGGTGTTGGCTTGTCTTATGCTGTTGCCAATGCCATGTTTGGTGGCAGTGCTGAATATGTTGCACTATCTCTTAAGTCTTTTGATATGGAAAATAGTTTCTTTTGGTATGTATCAGCAATGTGTTTCTTAACCTTCCTAGTTTCTTTGCGCTTACACCGCAAAGGCCAAGAGGTAGAGTTGTAA
- the darC gene encoding darobactin export ABC transporter periplasmic adaptor subunit: MDIKIENKINTSKMVKLIILFILFIITSCIYYIYYLSTMQHTLLMSREEAVFHTIQLEMYQDSLITRAIAVPRESIIVSTERGGKVTEVVKQAFDTVVKGDVIARLSNYDFMLEATSRMASITEQINNLRNMRIQLEQDNRDTKLNLQEAKYQIAIISKDLARYKILDRKSMIAKSELEYKVSMLSNWKIKSRILREHDNKNKRLFPSQFKNIDNSILLLEQMTEVIKRGMEQLVIAAPIDGTLSVLDIELGQQIKPGEKIAIIDNLQSYYFNVYFSEYYFDKIKPQSHITSAVNGQNMPLLIESVSTIVENGKFKAKLIPLKESATQFKRGQSIEIKIPLQEENNHVLLVPTDSIISDNNGNYFIYIYQSDNNHAVKSKVEIKRRGSTNTEIITGAKPGQVIVIPPEGNRNEHDIIGFK; this comes from the coding sequence ATGGATATAAAAATAGAAAATAAAATCAATACAAGTAAAATGGTTAAATTAATCATTTTATTTATATTGTTTATTATAACTTCTTGCATTTACTATATTTATTATTTATCTACAATGCAGCACACTTTGCTCATGTCACGAGAGGAAGCTGTTTTTCATACTATTCAGTTGGAAATGTATCAAGACTCACTAATTACTCGTGCCATTGCAGTGCCAAGAGAAAGCATAATTGTATCGACTGAACGAGGAGGTAAAGTCACGGAGGTCGTAAAGCAGGCTTTCGATACTGTTGTAAAAGGTGATGTCATTGCTCGTTTATCTAACTATGATTTTATGCTGGAAGCAACATCTAGAATGGCGAGTATTACTGAGCAAATAAATAACCTTCGCAATATGCGAATACAGTTAGAACAAGATAATCGAGATACAAAACTTAACTTACAAGAGGCTAAATATCAAATAGCTATTATTTCAAAAGATTTAGCCAGATATAAAATACTCGATAGAAAATCGATGATTGCAAAATCCGAGCTGGAATATAAAGTCAGTATGTTAAGCAACTGGAAAATTAAAAGTAGAATTCTGAGAGAGCATGATAATAAAAACAAAAGGTTATTCCCTTCGCAATTTAAAAACATAGATAACTCTATTCTATTACTGGAGCAAATGACGGAGGTAATTAAACGTGGCATGGAACAATTAGTCATAGCTGCCCCAATTGATGGAACTTTATCTGTCCTTGATATTGAATTAGGTCAGCAAATAAAGCCTGGGGAAAAAATTGCGATAATAGACAATTTGCAATCATATTATTTTAATGTTTATTTCAGTGAGTACTATTTTGATAAAATAAAACCACAAAGCCACATTACTTCAGCAGTAAACGGCCAAAACATGCCATTACTGATTGAGTCAGTATCAACTATCGTAGAAAATGGTAAATTCAAAGCAAAGCTAATTCCACTAAAAGAAAGCGCTACTCAATTTAAAAGAGGACAATCCATTGAAATAAAAATCCCATTACAAGAAGAGAATAATCATGTGCTATTAGTACCTACTGACAGTATCATTTCAGACAATAATGGAAATTATTTTATCTATATTTATCAATCAGATAATAATCATGCGGTTAAATCTAAAGTCGAGATTAAACGTCGGGGCTCTACAAATACTGAAATAATAACAGGAGCAAAACCTGGTCAAGTTATCGTTATTCCTCCGGAAGGAAACCGTAATGAACACGATATCATTGGATTTAAATAA
- the fghA gene encoding S-formylglutathione hydrolase, which yields MNTSLELLEEHRMFGGWQQRYRHASSSLNCNMTFSIYLPPPRDDNPPPVLYWLSGLTCNDENFTLKAGAQRVAAELGLVLVMPDTSPRGAEVPNDDGYDLGQGAGFYLNATQAPWSEHFHMYDYISQELPALIRQHFSVNALQSICGHSMGGHGALMLALRNPQQYQSASAFAPIVNPCQVPWGRKAFSAYLGEDESQWLQYDSCHLLTHARTQLPMLVDQGDGDQFLADQLQPAKLAELARQRDWPLTLRIQPGYDHSYFTIATFIEDHLRFHAEYLHP from the coding sequence ATGAATACGTCACTTGAACTTCTCGAAGAGCACCGGATGTTTGGTGGATGGCAGCAGCGCTATCGCCACGCCAGCAGCAGCCTGAATTGCAATATGACCTTCAGCATCTATCTGCCCCCCCCACGGGATGATAACCCGCCGCCGGTGCTTTATTGGCTATCGGGCCTGACCTGTAATGATGAAAATTTCACATTGAAAGCGGGCGCGCAGCGGGTTGCTGCTGAGCTAGGGTTGGTTCTGGTGATGCCCGATACCAGCCCACGTGGTGCTGAGGTTCCTAATGATGACGGTTATGATTTAGGCCAAGGGGCGGGATTCTACCTGAATGCAACACAGGCCCCCTGGTCTGAACATTTTCATATGTACGATTACATCAGCCAGGAATTGCCAGCGCTTATCCGCCAGCACTTTAGTGTCAATGCCCTGCAATCAATCTGTGGTCACTCAATGGGGGGCCATGGTGCGTTGATGTTGGCTTTACGAAATCCGCAGCAATATCAATCCGCTTCGGCTTTTGCACCCATAGTCAATCCATGTCAGGTGCCGTGGGGCCGCAAAGCCTTTAGCGCATATTTGGGCGAGGATGAAAGTCAATGGCTTCAATATGATAGCTGCCATTTACTGACACATGCGCGAACTCAACTACCCATGTTGGTGGATCAAGGGGATGGGGATCAATTCCTTGCCGACCAATTACAACCGGCAAAATTAGCCGAGCTGGCACGCCAGCGCGACTGGCCACTGACTCTTCGTATTCAGCCGGGTTATGATCATAGCTATTTCACCATAGCGACATTTATTGAAGATCACTTGCGCTTCCACGCGGAATATTTACACCCGTAA
- the darD gene encoding darobactin export ABC transporter ATP-binding protein has product MLNMHNAEKCYITKTVKTKVFSHLNFTVAKGDFVSIMGPSGSGKSTLLNIIGMFDSLDSGSCTLAGKETVGMSHSQKIILRRLLISYIFQSFNLITHLSIFDNIALPLKYRGVAKKERIERVNNILNLFSIDNRKNHTPAQLSGGQQQRVAIARAMVSNPEFLLADEPTGNLDSKNAHAVLQQLKNINKKGTTIIMVTHSDEASIYGNRIIKMKDGKLT; this is encoded by the coding sequence ATGTTAAATATGCATAATGCCGAAAAATGCTATATCACTAAAACAGTTAAAACTAAGGTTTTTAGTCATCTTAATTTTACTGTAGCAAAAGGTGACTTTGTTTCAATTATGGGGCCGTCAGGATCGGGTAAATCAACACTACTTAATATCATTGGTATGTTTGATAGCCTCGACAGTGGTTCATGTACCCTAGCGGGAAAAGAGACTGTTGGCATGAGCCATTCACAAAAAATAATTCTAAGAAGATTATTAATAAGCTACATATTTCAATCATTTAATCTTATTACTCATTTATCTATCTTTGATAACATTGCCTTACCCCTCAAATATCGTGGTGTTGCCAAAAAAGAACGTATTGAACGAGTAAATAATATTTTAAATCTTTTCAGCATTGATAACAGAAAAAACCATACACCAGCGCAACTATCAGGAGGTCAGCAACAACGAGTAGCAATCGCCAGAGCTATGGTATCCAACCCTGAATTTCTCTTAGCTGATGAACCTACCGGAAATTTGGATAGTAAAAATGCCCATGCTGTACTTCAACAATTAAAAAATATAAATAAAAAAGGTACAACTATTATTATGGTTACACATTCAGATGAAGCCTCTATATATGGCAACAGAATAATAAAAATGAAAGATGGTAAACTCACATAA